A stretch of the Odontesthes bonariensis isolate fOdoBon6 chromosome 5, fOdoBon6.hap1, whole genome shotgun sequence genome encodes the following:
- the LOC142380617 gene encoding tripartite motif-containing protein 16-like produces the protein MAQKGVQLDPESFSCSICLDLLKDPVAIPCGHSYCRSCVKAHWDGEDQKGIHSCPQCRETFIPRPVLGKNTMLADLVEQLKKTGLRAAPADHCYAGAEDVACDVCSGRKLKATKSCLSCLASYCEEHLQPHYDSAPFRKHKLVEPSKKLQENICSDHGEVMKMFCRTDQKCICYLCSVEEHKGHDTVSAAAERTERQRELEGSRQQIQQRIQDAEKDVKLLQQQLEAIHRSADKTEEHSQKIFSQLIRLLQKRSSDVKQQIRSQQEAEGSRVKELQEKLEQEITELKRKDAELQQLSHTEDHSQFLHSWPSVAALRGATHSSSIQIRPLRHFEDVTAAVSELRDKLQDILREEWANISLRVAEGDVLLSQPEPEPEPEPERESRAGFLRYSCEITMDPNTANRDLLLSDGNRKVKLMKHPQSYSDHPDRFTYFRQVLSRESLTGRCYWEVETRGGYVGVAVAYKNISRAGYGSECGFGWNEKSWALYYLLDSYTFMYNKIKTSISGPRASRVGVYLDHRAGILSFYSVSGTMTLLHRVQTTFTQPLCAGINICYYYGSSAEFV, from the coding sequence atggctcagaaaggagttcagctggaccCAGAAAGCTTCTCCTGTTCGAtctgcctggatctgctgaaggatccggtggctattccctgtggacacagctactgcaggaGCTGTGTTAAAGCccactgggatggagaggatcagaaggggatccacagctgccctcagtgcagggAAACCTTCATACCGAGGCCTGTCCTGGGGAAaaacaccatgttagctgatttagtggagcagctgaagaagactggactccgtgctgctcctgctgatcactgctatgctggagctgaagatgtggcctgtgatgtctgctctgggaggaagctgaaagccaccaagtcctgtttatcctgtctggcctcttactgtgaggaacaccttcagcctcattatgattcagctccattcaggaaacacaagctggtggagccctccaagaagctccaggagaacatctgctctgatcacggtgaggtgatgaagatgttctgccgtactgatcagaagtgcatctgttatctctgctctgtggaggaacataaaggccacgacacagtgtcagctgcagcagaaaggactgagaggcagagagagctggaggggagtcggcagcagatccagcagagaatccaggacgcagagaaagatgtgaagctgcttcagcagcagctggaggccatccatcggtctgctgataaaacagaggagcacagccagaagatcttcagccagctgatccgtctcctccagaaaagaagctctgatgtgaagcagcagatcagatcccagcaggaagccgaagggagtcgagtcaaagagcttcaggagaagctggagcaggagatcactgagctgaagaggaaagatgctgagctgcagcagctctcacacacagaggatcacagccagtttctgcacagctggccctcagtggcagcactcaggggggctacacactcatccagcatccagatccgtcctctgaggcactttgaggatgtgacagcagctgtgtcagagctcagagataaactacaggacatcctgagagaggaatgggccaacatctcactgagagtcgctgaaggggatgttttactgtcacagcctgaacctgaaccagaacctgaacctgaacgtgagagcagagctggattcttaagatattcatgtgaaatcacaatggatccaaacacagcaaacagagatctgttactgtcagatggaaacagaaaagtgaaattaatgaaacatcctcagtcttattctgatcatccagacagattcacttACTTTCgtcaggtcctgagcagagagagtctgactggacgttgttactgggaggtggagacgAGAGGAGGATATGTTggtgtagcagtcgcatacaagaacatcagcagagcaggataTGGGAGTGAATGTGGATTTGGATGGAATGAAAAATCTTGGGCATTATATTATTTACTAGACAGTTATACATTTATGTACAACAAGATaaaaacctccatctcaggtcctcgggcctccagagtgggagtgtacctggatcacagagcaggtattctgtccttctacagcgtctctggaaccatgactctcctccacagagtccagaccacattcactcagccgctctgtgctgggattaatatttgttattattatggatcctcagcagagtttgtgtaa